The Armatimonadota bacterium DNA segment GTGCAAGCAGGGTGGATACCGAGCTCAAAACCCGCCTGAAACAAGCGGGTGTCGCGAATACGCCCGTAGTGGGCTCCGAGATGCTGGAACCGTTGTTGCGGTGGATGGAGCTGAAGGTGGTCGCAACCTACGGACGAGCGGAAGACCTCACCCCCGCTGAATGGCAGCGGGTGACCGCATCCGCAAGGGGAGCGGGCGTGCGTCTGGTCATTGACAACCTGCAGAGCGGAGCAAACACAGGGCGGGAGCTGGCACGCGAACTGGGCGCACAGCATGTGATGCTCAGCAACTTTCCCGGCGGTTTCCCGAACACTTCCAGCTGGGAGAGTTGTCTGCGCGAGAACGTACGACGCATCATCGAGGCAGTACAAGCGCAGAAAAGGGCGAAACAATAAGATTCGTGGAGGGATGGCTTCGGCAGGAGCATGCCTCGCCACCACAAATGGTGCCATGGCGAACGACGAAGGAGCGAAGCAACCTCCCCTTTAAACCCAAGCTGCATCACCTTTGAGAGACATGAAACAGGCTGCTTGCGAGCTGCGCCAGGTCTGGGTGTCCTACGGCAAAACACCTGCGTTGCGCGGAGTATCTCTACAGGTGGCGCAGGGTGAGTTGTTAGGGCTATTCGGACACAACGGCGCGGGCAAATCGACCCTGCTGCGGACCTTGCTGGGGCTGGTGCCTGTGCAGAGCGGAGAGGTGTTCGTAGACGGCGTGCCCGTGCAGAAGAAGCACCTGCTGCGCTTGCGCCAGCAGATGGGCTATGTACCGCAGATACTGCGGGTGGATGCGGGTGCGCCTGTATCCGCGCGTGATGTGGTGATGATGGGACAGTATGCCCGCATCGGCTGGGGAAGGCTTCCCTCGCGGCAGCACCGGGAAGCGGCGCATCACGCCCTGCAGGCGATGGGTGTCGCACACCTCGCCGACAAGCCTTTCGGACACCTTTCCGGAGGAGAACAGCAAAGGGTGCTGCTGGCACGTGCGCTGGCGCAGTCTCCCCGACTTCTGTTGATGGATGAGCCGACGAACTCGGTGGACTGGCAGTTTGTGCGCGAGCTGGCAAGGCTTATCCGGGAGGTACATGAGGCAAATGCGCTCACCACTATCGTCGTTTCGCATGATGCGCCCTTCCTCGCCCGGTTGTGCGACCGCGTGGTGCTCATGGAAGGGGGCGAAATACTGGGGGAGATGCCCGCGTCTCTGTTGTGGAAACGGGTGGAGCAGGAGTTCGTGTGATGTGGTTCTCTCTGTGGAGTGAGGGCTTCATGCAGCGTGCCCTGCTGGCAACGGTGCTGTCGGGAGTGGCTTGCTCGCTCATCGGCGTGCTCATCGTCACCATGCGCTTGTCGTTTATCGGGGTATGCATTTCGCATGCGGCGTTTGCGGGTGCGCTGGTGGGATTGCATCTGGGAGTATCTCCCCTCAGCAGTTCACTGGTGACCAGTCTTCTGGCGGCAGGTGTTCTGGGACCGCTGGCAGACAAGGGCAATCTCAGCCCGGACACAGCAATCGGCGTGGTGTTCTCGGCGTCTATCGCGCTGGCGTTCCTGCTCCTCGCCCTGTTGCCCGGTCCGAAAAGCGAGGCTCTGGGCTGGCTGTGGGGAAATGTACTGACGGTTAGCCGCGAGAACCTGTGGCTGTTAGCAATCACGGCGGGCGTTCTCGCCCTGCTGGTACTGCTCTTTTTCAAGGAGTTACAGGCGGTTCTCTTCCATCGTGAACTGGCTGCTGCGTCGGGCTTGCCCGCGACCGCCCTGTTTTACGGCGTTCTGATATGCAGTGGCGTTGCGATTACCGCTTCGCTCAGCGCCATCGGCGGGCTACTGGTTTTCAGTATGGTCATTAACCCTGCTGCCACAGCGTACCAGCTCACCTATCGCCTGAGCCGACTGTTCCTGCTTTCGGTGCTGTTCGCGGTACTGGCAGGGTGGACAGGGCTTGCACTTTCTGTTCTTTTCAACCTGCCCAGCGGGGCGATGATCGTGCTGGTTTCCACTGCAATGCTGCTGGTAGCGGTTGCTCTATCACCCAAACGTCGTTCTGGAGGAGGAGCGCGTTGAGCAAACAGAAGTTCTTCGACAGGTTGGCAGCAACCTGGGATGCGGAGGAACGCCCGGACATCTCGGAGCGTCTGGCTCGAGTGGCTGCGCTGTCATGCCTTCGAGAGGGGCAATCTGTGCTGGACGTGGGAACCGGCACCGGCGTACTCATCCCTCATATCCTGCGAGCGATCGGTCAGAGGGGTATCGTGGTGGCGATAGACATCTCACGGGAGATGCTCCGCCAGGCGTTTCAAAAGGGCTTTCCTCTGAACGTCTACTTCCTGCTGGCGGATATGCACCGGTTGGGCATCAGGCACGAAGCATTTGACCGCGTGCTATGTAACGCTGTTTTTCCGCATTTTGAGCACAAGGAACGTGCTCTGCGCGAGGCATGGCGCGTGCTGGTACCGGGTGGGCTGCTGGTCATCTCACATCCTATCGGTCGGGAGGCGGTGAACCGCTTGCACGCCCAGTGTCACCCTGTCGCTGAGGACCGCGTGCCTACCGCAGCGAAAATGCATGAGCTGCTCACACGCCTCGGCTGGGTGGACGTGGAAGTGCTCGATGAGCCGGAGTTCTACCTGGCACGAGCGTGGAAGAGAGCATAAGCCCGCCTATTTCCATCCGAAACGGTAGCCGGCGATGCTCTTGTCGTTCGTCAGGATCACAAAGTCGGCGGCGCAGGCGGTGTTCGCAGGCGCCTGAATCTCCAGCGCGTGCGTGCCTTTCGTCAGCGTTGCCGCTTCCGTCCGCAACACATCCATGCCCTCTCTGCCGGTGGCATTCTCCAACCGGAGAGGCTTCCCATTCAGCACCACGCGCGGAGCCACCAGATTGCCTTCCGCCACGCACCGCACGAAGAACACGTACTTGCCGGGCACCTCGATGGGGAAGCGGGTGCGGATGGACTTGCCTGCTGGCAACCAGACACAGGTTTCACCCTCGCCGGGATGGCACTCTGGCAGGGCGCGCTTTGCGTTGCCGCGCAGGTCGGTAAAACGTTCACAGGGCAGCAGCAGCTCCTGGGGCTGCTCGGTGAAGGGAAGGAAGGCGATGCCTCCTGGCGGTATCTGCACACGGAAAGTGCCCGAAGGTGCGCTGCGAATCTGCGGAAAGGCACTGAACATTCCGGCAGTCAGGCTCCCTTCGCGAGTAACGGGCTGAGAGGTGCTGTTGTAGAAGAGGATGCGGTCGGTCTGCAGTGTCGTGAAGACGCCATCTTCGGTATCATCCACCAGCGGGGCGTTGCGATGTGTTGCCGAGATGTCCGAGAGCCGATACACCAGTCGGCGCAGCACCTCCACGTAAGCAGTGACACCGTCCTTTGCCCGTCGCACGGGGACGAATACGCATAGCCCCTTGCCCAGCTTCTGTGTCCAGCGGGTAGCCAGCGCCTGCTGGTCTATCTGGTAGAGATAGCGCCCCTGAGGGGCACCCTCCAGCGGAGGCTCGGAGCTGTCCACGGCGGTCAGTTTGACCTCCGCCACGCGCACACCCTTTGCCGGTTTCGCCTCGCCTCGCGGTGCGGCACGGATGGTGAGCAGTGCGCTACTGTCTGCCCTGGTCCACTCGGCAGGGATGACGAACTTGTACACCGTCTCCCCAGCGCTATCCAGATAACCAAGCAGGCTCTGTCCGAAGCGCACCTCGTAGCGCACAGACGCCTCTTCACGCGGTAGAAAGGCGCGAATGGTTAGACTGTATGTCTGCGCAGGTTTCAGCAACAACCTCAGTTGAGCGTTCACTCCCGTCCATCGCCAGGCATATTCGCCTTCCTTTTCGGGGGGCGACCACGTGCCCTGCACAAACTCTGCGGTCATAGGGTCCTCCATCCGCAGAGTGTAGCCGCCAGCGGGCACTTCTCCCCGGAAGGTGGGCTGCAGCATCTGCAGCTTGCCCGCATAGCCGAACAGGGTGCGCCAGGAGGAACCGTCCCCTTCCACATTGGTCACCTTCCCGAAGTCATAGGCGACAACGACCCCGCCCGCTTGCACCCACTCCACGATTTTGTCCAGCACATCCTGTTCCACCACCGTGCCTTCCCAGAAGACCAGCAGACGGTACCGCTGCAGAGCGCCATCGCGAATCATGCGTTCGTCTACAATGTCAAAGGCAAAGAGGTCACGTGCCCTCGCACACCCCTGTCGCATGGTGGGCGCCTCGCCGACGTCCGCCAGACGCACTGCAGTAGACGGAAAGAACATGGCGACATCCACCACAGGCTGCCCCACAGTGAGGTAGCGCAAGTTCTGCTCATACACCCACCTGTTCGTGGTAGGGTTTACCGCCCAGTCAAAGAAGCCAGACGCGCCCTGTGCAACGGCTTCAAAGAGCGCTTCCGTCTGGCGCTGAGCGTTCAGCGTACCCGGAGCCTCCAACCACAGGGGCGTCCCATAGAAACGGCAGGCAGAGGCGATTCGCGCCAGCAGGAAGCTTTCGTTCTCGGCGAGCGGCAGATAACCAGCATGGGTAGAACGCACCGCCACCCCATGACGCGCCGCGACCTTCACCAGCGCAGAGA contains these protein-coding regions:
- a CDS encoding manganese ABC transporter ATP-binding protein — its product is MKQAACELRQVWVSYGKTPALRGVSLQVAQGELLGLFGHNGAGKSTLLRTLLGLVPVQSGEVFVDGVPVQKKHLLRLRQQMGYVPQILRVDAGAPVSARDVVMMGQYARIGWGRLPSRQHREAAHHALQAMGVAHLADKPFGHLSGGEQQRVLLARALAQSPRLLLMDEPTNSVDWQFVRELARLIREVHEANALTTIVVSHDAPFLARLCDRVVLMEGGEILGEMPASLLWKRVEQEFV
- a CDS encoding ubiquinone biosynthesis protein UbiE encodes the protein MSKQKFFDRLAATWDAEERPDISERLARVAALSCLREGQSVLDVGTGTGVLIPHILRAIGQRGIVVAIDISREMLRQAFQKGFPLNVYFLLADMHRLGIRHEAFDRVLCNAVFPHFEHKERALREAWRVLVPGGLLVISHPIGREAVNRLHAQCHPVAEDRVPTAAKMHELLTRLGWVDVEVLDEPEFYLARAWKRA
- a CDS encoding cation ABC transporter permease, producing MWFSLWSEGFMQRALLATVLSGVACSLIGVLIVTMRLSFIGVCISHAAFAGALVGLHLGVSPLSSSLVTSLLAAGVLGPLADKGNLSPDTAIGVVFSASIALAFLLLALLPGPKSEALGWLWGNVLTVSRENLWLLAITAGVLALLVLLFFKELQAVLFHRELAAASGLPATALFYGVLICSGVAITASLSAIGGLLVFSMVINPAATAYQLTYRLSRLFLLSVLFAVLAGWTGLALSVLFNLPSGAMIVLVSTAMLLVAVALSPKRRSGGGAR